The Methanoculleus marisnigri JR1 genome window below encodes:
- a CDS encoding DUF4013 domain-containing protein — protein MDYARLLSGALRYAKDALFGEWGRWVLLVLLSLVQTFTLFLLPFYNGYIVRVLSGRTPAPEVDDWGRLFLDGWKLNIINLIYLIPVIVVLAVFGGIAVISAVAARGLDNPDVWASAVAAAVTGIAIAALVRAVISFISLIAVVRFAHTGSLLQAFNIVAIVSQIGRIGWGAWIAAVVVILLIGLAYTAATTLIATLPVLGWIVNLFLGVVYGIFRARYLAAAYESVPAAG, from the coding sequence ATGGACTACGCGAGACTCCTCTCGGGAGCGCTCCGCTACGCAAAAGACGCTCTCTTTGGCGAGTGGGGGCGGTGGGTGCTCCTGGTACTCCTCTCGCTCGTCCAGACGTTCACCCTCTTTTTACTCCCGTTCTACAACGGCTACATCGTGCGGGTGCTCTCCGGCCGGACGCCCGCTCCCGAAGTCGACGACTGGGGGAGGCTCTTTCTTGACGGGTGGAAGCTGAACATCATCAATCTTATTTACCTGATCCCGGTCATCGTGGTCCTGGCCGTCTTCGGCGGGATTGCGGTCATCTCCGCCGTAGCGGCACGGGGGCTCGACAACCCGGACGTATGGGCCTCGGCCGTCGCCGCCGCCGTCACCGGGATCGCGATTGCGGCTCTCGTCCGGGCCGTCATATCGTTTATCTCCCTGATCGCCGTCGTGCGGTTCGCCCACACCGGAAGCCTCCTCCAGGCGTTCAACATCGTGGCGATCGTCTCGCAGATCGGGCGGATCGGGTGGGGCGCCTGGATCGCCGCGGTCGTCGTCATCCTCCTCATCGGCCTCGCGTATACGGCCGCGACCACCCTCATCGCCACGCTGCCCGTCCTCGGGTGGATCGTCAACCTCTTCTTGGGGGTGGTCTACGGCATCTTCCGCGCCCGCTACCTCGCGGCGGCCTATGAGAGTGTTCCGGCGGCGGGATGA